In Camelina sativa cultivar DH55 chromosome 16, Cs, whole genome shotgun sequence, a single window of DNA contains:
- the LOC104749501 gene encoding MLO-like protein 5, which translates to MAGGGGGSTSGEGPRELDQTPTWAVSTVCGVIILISIVLELMIHKIGEVFTERRKKALYEALQKIKNELMVLGFISLLLTFGQNYIASLCVASRYGHAMSFCGPYDGPSGDYKKPKSTEHLQRRVLADAAPAECKKGYVPLISLNALHQVHIFIFFLAVFHVIYSAITMMLGRAKIRGWKVWEEEVIHEHEMMNDPSRFRLTHETSFVREHVNPWAKNRFSFYVMCFFRQMLRSVRKSDYLTMRHGFISVHLAPGMKFNFQKYIKRSLEDDFKVVVGIRPELWAFVMLFLLFDVHGWYVTAVITMIPPVLTLAIGTKLQAIISDMALEIQERHAVIQGMPLVNVSDRHFWLSRPALVLHIIHFILFQNAFEITYFFWIWYEFGLRSCFHHHFALIIIRVALGVGVQFLCSYITLPLYALVTQMGSTMKRSVFDEQTSKALKNWHKNAKKKSETSGQMQSPMPNLRPRTVADIESAPANITASVDVKEGDQSRKPGDNLSGP; encoded by the exons atggctggaggaggaggtggtAGCACTTCTGGAGAAGGCCCTAGAGAGCTCGATCAGACTCCGACATGGGCCGTGTCCACTGTTTGTGGCGTTATCATCTTAATCTCTATCGTTCTAGAGCTCATGATCCACAAAATCGGAGag GTTTTCAcggaaagaaggaaaaaagctTTGTACGAAGCTCTTCAAAAGATCAAGAACG AGCTAATGGTTTTAGGATTCATTTCTCTGCTACTAACATTTGGACAAAACTACATAGCGAGCTTGTGTGTTGCTTCAAGATACGGCCATGCGATGTCCTTTTGTGGTCCGTACGATGGTCCAAGTGGTGACTATAAGAAGCCAAAGAGTACCGAACACTTACAACGCCGTGTTTTAGCCGATGCTGCTCCAGCTGAGTGCAAAAAG GGTTATGTGCCGCTTATATCACTCAATGCGTTGCATCAAGTGCATATCTTCATATTCTTCTTGGCTGTGTTTCATGTCATTTATAGTGCTATTACCATGATGCTTGGAAGAGCAAAG ATTCGTGGATGGAAAGTATGGGAGGAAGAAGTCATACATGAACACGAAATGATGAATG ACCCTTCAAGATTTAGGCTAACACACGAGACATCATTTGTTAGAGAGCATGTCAATCCATGGGCCAAAAATAGATTCTCCTTCTACGTT ATGTGCTTCTTTCGTCAAATGCTGAGATCTGTCAGAAAATCTGATTATTTGACGATGCGTCATGGGTTCATAAGT GTCCATTTGGCACCCGGGATGaagtttaattttcaaaaatatatcaaaaggtCACTGGAAGACGACTTTAAGGTAGTCGTGGGAATAAG ACCCGAGCTATGGGCCTTTGTTATGCTCTTTCTACTCTTTGATGTTCACG GGTGGTATGTTACTGCTGTGATCACCATGATTCCACCAGTT TTGACATTAGCTATAGGAACCAAGCTTCAGGCCATCATATCAGACATGGCGTTGGAGATTCAGGAGAGACACGCGGTGATACAAGGGATGCCACTTGTCAATGTCTCTGACCGGCATTTCTGGTTAAGTCGTCCTGCCTTAGTCCTCCATATCATCCACTTCATTCTCTTCCAG AATGCCTTTGAGATCACCTACTTCTTCTGGATATGG TATGAGTTCGGGTTACGGTCCTGTTTTCATCACCATTTCGCGCTCATAATCATACGTGTGGCTCTCGG GGTGGGAGTACAATTTCTATGCAGTTACATCACACTTCCTCTTTACGCTCTTGTTACTCAG atgggATCAACGATGAAGCGATCAGTGTTTGATGAGCAAACGTCAAAGGCGTTAAAGAATTGGCATAAGAATGCAAAGAAAAAGAGTGAAACGTCAGGTCAAATGCAGTCTCCAATGCCTAATCTCCGACCTAGAACCGTCGCCGATATAGAGTCTGCTCCGGCCAACATCACGGCTAGTGTTGATGTTAAGGAAGGAGATCAATCTCGTAAACCTGGTGACAATTTAAGCGGTCCCTAA